One window of Candidatus Aegiribacteria sp. genomic DNA carries:
- a CDS encoding ATP-binding protein: MIERSEYKNRLLKAVNRSPVTILLGPRQCGKTTLAREIWKKLGGTYLDLDTTGDITRLQNPELFLKSLKGLVVIDEIQQMPSLFRILRPLADRYEIPARFLLLGSASPEIIRGVSETLAGRAEFIDLSGFNLGEIGISETEKLWFRGGFPRSFLSGDDDSSRVWLENFIRTFLERDLPQLGFPVNPVEMRRFWMMLASGQGQIVNNSSLARSMGRSYKTIQKHLDVFEGAYMIRRLRPWFNNTKKRLVKSSKVFIRDSGILHNLLHIDSIYALKGHSIAGFSWEGFVLEQFFDRFGSRNCYFWETHQGASIDLLFFRKGLRYGLEVKMNEAPGITKSMRIAMHDLQLQHLWVIYPGSESFIMDSKITALPLSDLFSNSF, from the coding sequence ATGATTGAAAGGTCAGAATACAAGAATCGCTTGCTTAAAGCTGTTAACCGTTCTCCGGTAACAATCCTTCTCGGACCGAGACAATGCGGTAAAACCACTCTTGCCAGGGAAATATGGAAAAAACTCGGTGGGACTTATCTAGATCTGGATACCACCGGTGATATTACAAGGCTTCAGAATCCCGAGCTATTTCTTAAATCTCTAAAAGGACTTGTTGTAATTGATGAGATTCAGCAGATGCCTTCCCTTTTCAGGATTTTGAGGCCTTTGGCAGACAGATATGAAATCCCGGCGAGATTTTTACTTCTTGGAAGCGCTTCTCCTGAAATAATCAGGGGTGTTTCGGAAACACTTGCTGGACGAGCAGAATTCATTGATCTGTCTGGTTTCAACCTGGGGGAAATTGGAATCAGTGAAACAGAGAAGCTCTGGTTCAGGGGAGGTTTTCCCAGGTCATTTCTAAGCGGAGATGACGATTCCTCACGAGTGTGGCTGGAGAATTTCATTCGAACATTTCTGGAAAGGGATCTTCCTCAATTGGGATTCCCGGTAAATCCTGTTGAAATGAGACGCTTCTGGATGATGCTTGCTTCCGGACAGGGTCAGATTGTTAATAATTCATCCCTCGCCAGATCCATGGGAAGATCCTATAAGACGATTCAGAAACATCTGGATGTTTTTGAAGGCGCGTACATGATCAGAAGACTGCGCCCGTGGTTTAACAACACGAAGAAACGTCTGGTTAAATCATCAAAGGTATTTATCCGGGATTCCGGGATTCTTCACAATCTGTTGCATATTGATTCCATCTATGCTCTAAAAGGGCATTCAATTGCAGGGTTTTCCTGGGAAGGTTTTGTGCTTGAGCAGTTCTTTGACAGATTCGGGTCCAGAAACTGCTATTTCTGGGAAACCCACCAGGGAGCCTCAATCGACCTTCTCTTTTTCAGAAAGGGTCTCAGATACGGCCTTGAGGTGAAGATGAATGAAGCACCGGGAATCACCAAATCCATGAGGATAGCTATGCATGATCTCCAATTGCAGCATTTGTGGGTCATATATCCAGGAAGCGAAAGTTTTATAATGGACAGCAAAATAACGGCCCTGCCGTTATCAGACCTCTTTTCTAATTCATTTTAG
- a CDS encoding glucosaminidase domain-containing protein: MKLFTVICFSSATALFGLNPPVLIMGNGLMDSDELYSFFMDNNPDADEQRVVRLAGLYISECSFEGVNSDVAFVQMCLETGFLRFEGLVSSEMNNFCGLGAVGPGQPGHSFPDERTGIRAHVQHLKAYGSSDPLNGELVDPRFHYVTPRGKAPGILGLAGTWAADRLYGEKLTDLLERLYQNCPAVQ; this comes from the coding sequence ATGAAGCTGTTTACGGTTATCTGTTTCTCATCAGCCACTGCTCTGTTCGGGCTGAATCCGCCTGTGCTGATAATGGGTAACGGCCTGATGGATTCTGATGAGCTTTATTCCTTCTTCATGGATAACAACCCCGACGCGGATGAGCAGAGAGTTGTCCGTCTGGCTGGTTTGTACATTTCTGAATGTTCCTTCGAAGGGGTTAATTCCGACGTTGCGTTCGTGCAGATGTGCCTGGAAACAGGATTTCTTCGTTTTGAAGGGCTTGTCAGTTCGGAGATGAACAATTTCTGCGGTCTTGGCGCTGTAGGTCCCGGGCAGCCGGGTCATTCCTTTCCCGATGAGCGTACCGGTATTCGTGCCCATGTGCAGCATCTGAAGGCTTACGGTTCTTCTGACCCTTTGAACGGCGAACTGGTGGATCCGCGTTTCCATTATGTAACTCCCAGAGGAAAAGCACCTGGTATTCTTGGTCTGGCGGGGACCTGGGCAGCCGATCGGCTGTACGGAGAAAAGTTGACCGATCTGCTCGAAAGACTATATCAGAATTGTCCGGCAGTTCAGTAA
- a CDS encoding tetratricopeptide repeat protein, producing the protein MPNKEIVALEKELEWLRREPPGSELVSVLNKLAYACLHSDPRRAEDCALEARDLAEKKKLFVEQAKSCRMLGTINLEAGNFAEAMTCCRKSMKIYEELGDKDGMATVHGTLASTYRSQGMIDKALEHYHESLRREQECGASKDDLALCYLNIGACYSGIHRLDLAQSSYEFARKIWEESGDRMKLSYLYHNIGTVYGEKEELDKAQEYFQKALDIREDLGDKKGTASTLANLGSLHNNLGDNKSSLDCFIRSLELYEEIDNRRGIARICGNIGGIYTIMGRLDEAEKFARRGLEISKELSIKDVEIFCLEKITDLYEAKGDLQKALQHSRELKTCLEEHLNEKSLEKIAGLQVQFETEKKEKESEIYRLKNVELSAMNDELRDALAHVKALQGMLPICASCKKIRDDDGYWQQIETYISEHSDAKFSHALCPECMIKLYGKDFTLEN; encoded by the coding sequence ATGCCGAATAAGGAAATCGTAGCGCTGGAGAAGGAACTGGAATGGCTCAGGCGGGAGCCTCCCGGTTCAGAGCTTGTGTCAGTGCTTAACAAGCTTGCTTATGCCTGTCTTCATTCTGATCCCCGCAGAGCGGAAGACTGTGCTCTGGAAGCTAGGGATCTTGCAGAGAAAAAGAAGCTTTTTGTCGAGCAGGCTAAAAGCTGCAGAATGCTTGGTACAATCAATCTCGAAGCGGGGAACTTTGCTGAGGCAATGACATGTTGCCGAAAATCCATGAAGATCTATGAGGAACTCGGAGACAAGGACGGGATGGCAACTGTCCACGGGACTCTGGCCTCCACTTACAGGTCTCAGGGTATGATTGACAAGGCTCTTGAACATTACCACGAGTCTCTCAGGCGGGAACAGGAATGTGGCGCAAGTAAAGATGATCTTGCTCTTTGCTACCTTAATATAGGCGCATGCTACAGTGGCATTCACCGCCTGGATCTGGCGCAGTCATCCTATGAGTTCGCGCGGAAGATCTGGGAAGAATCCGGTGACCGCATGAAACTGTCATACCTTTACCACAACATAGGTACTGTCTATGGAGAAAAGGAAGAGCTGGACAAGGCTCAGGAGTACTTTCAGAAGGCTCTTGATATCAGGGAAGATCTGGGAGACAAAAAAGGTACCGCAAGTACTCTGGCCAATCTGGGAAGTCTGCATAATAACCTGGGCGACAACAAATCATCTCTGGACTGTTTCATCAGAAGTCTTGAACTGTATGAGGAAATTGACAACAGGAGAGGAATCGCGAGAATATGCGGCAATATTGGTGGGATATATACCATCATGGGACGTCTCGATGAAGCTGAAAAATTTGCCAGGAGAGGCCTGGAGATATCAAAGGAACTTTCGATAAAGGATGTGGAAATCTTCTGCCTGGAAAAGATAACGGATCTGTACGAGGCAAAAGGGGATCTGCAGAAAGCACTTCAGCACTCCAGAGAACTGAAAACTTGCCTGGAAGAACACCTGAACGAAAAGAGCCTGGAAAAGATAGCGGGGCTGCAGGTGCAGTTCGAAACCGAAAAGAAAGAGAAGGAATCGGAGATCTACCGCCTGAAGAACGTTGAGCTTTCTGCGATGAACGATGAACTTCGTGATGCTCTTGCTCATGTGAAGGCACTTCAGGGGATGCTTCCTATCTGTGCTTCGTGCAAGAAAATCCGTGATGATGATGGTTACTGGCAACAGATCGAGACCTATATCTCCGAACACTCAGACGCAAAATTCTCCCACGCTCTCTGCCCTGAATGTATGATCAAGCTCTACGGCAAAGACTTTACACTGGAGAACTGA
- a CDS encoding nucleotidyl transferase AbiEii/AbiGii toxin family protein: MERFLYRLSESIHAARFVLKGAMMMQIWRMSEFRPTKDIDVLGRTASNEAGILAQIREILVTDVQADGLSFDPDTIIAERITQEAEYKGIRILFRGVLDNARIKMQLDIGFGDVVYPEPRKLNLPTLLDYPSPKLLCYSMESTIAEKFEVLVKRGILNSRMKDFYDIWVLSRQFNFRLTPLAEAIRLTFSKRETILPFEIEAFSESFAEAKQAQWTAFLKRTRQDHIPSSFSEITGAIRTFLLPVVKVVLSEKKESNNWIAAGPWS; the protein is encoded by the coding sequence ATGGAAAGGTTCCTGTACCGATTATCCGAATCTATTCACGCGGCTCGCTTTGTTCTCAAGGGAGCTATGATGATGCAAATTTGGCGCATGTCTGAATTCCGCCCGACAAAGGACATCGACGTGCTGGGAAGAACAGCCAGCAATGAAGCCGGAATTTTAGCACAGATCAGGGAAATCCTAGTCACAGATGTTCAAGCGGATGGGCTTTCCTTCGACCCGGACACCATTATAGCTGAAAGAATCACACAGGAGGCAGAATACAAAGGAATCAGGATTCTTTTCCGTGGAGTACTGGATAATGCCAGGATTAAAATGCAGCTGGATATAGGCTTCGGTGATGTCGTTTATCCGGAACCCCGGAAATTGAATCTTCCGACTTTATTGGATTATCCATCTCCGAAGCTTCTCTGCTACAGCATGGAAAGCACTATTGCCGAAAAATTCGAAGTACTTGTCAAACGTGGCATATTGAATAGTCGCATGAAAGACTTCTATGATATTTGGGTATTATCAAGACAATTCAATTTTCGCTTAACTCCGTTAGCTGAGGCCATCCGATTAACCTTCAGCAAGCGTGAAACGATATTACCATTTGAGATTGAGGCTTTCAGCGAATCTTTTGCAGAAGCAAAGCAGGCACAGTGGACGGCATTCCTGAAAAGAACTCGACAGGATCATATCCCTTCATCATTCAGTGAAATCACCGGCGCAATAAGGACATTCCTTTTACCAGTAGTCAAAGTTGTTCTCTCAGAGAAGAAAGAGAGTAATAACTGGATTGCCGCGGGTCCCTGGTCATGA
- a CDS encoding type IV toxin-antitoxin system AbiEi family antitoxin domain-containing protein, whose translation MIESYENIFRKHGGQLRMAEAIKLGISRYMLYSLRDRGVIRQVSRGIYRLAKLPPISAPDLVTVSLRFPNAVICLISALAYHDITTQIPHFVSVAVQRNSRLPSLDYPPIEPHRFSSEAYSAGIEEYIIDEVSVKVYSPEKTLADCFKFRNRIGMDVVLEALRLYMTRRTLNTEKLIKYAGICRVEGVMRPYLEALV comes from the coding sequence ATGATTGAGAGCTATGAGAATATTTTCCGTAAGCACGGCGGCCAGCTTCGTATGGCTGAGGCTATAAAGCTCGGAATTTCTCGATATATGCTTTATTCTCTGAGGGATAGAGGTGTCATCAGGCAGGTCAGCAGAGGTATCTATCGACTGGCCAAGCTGCCCCCGATCAGTGCCCCCGATCTGGTTACAGTGAGTCTTCGCTTTCCGAACGCTGTTATTTGTCTGATTTCTGCTCTGGCATATCATGATATCACAACTCAAATTCCACATTTTGTTTCGGTTGCTGTTCAGAGGAATTCGCGACTGCCATCACTTGATTACCCTCCAATAGAACCGCATAGATTCTCGAGTGAAGCCTATAGCGCAGGCATTGAAGAGTATATCATCGATGAAGTGTCAGTTAAAGTATACAGCCCCGAGAAAACACTCGCTGATTGTTTCAAGTTTCGCAACAGAATTGGAATGGATGTGGTACTGGAAGCGCTGAGACTTTACATGACAAGAAGAACACTAAACACGGAGAAACTGATTAAATATGCTGGAATATGCAGAGTCGAAGGAGTTATGCGTCCGTATCTGGAGGCATTAGTATAA